The Podospora pseudocomata strain CBS 415.72m chromosome 3, whole genome shotgun sequence genome window below encodes:
- a CDS encoding hypothetical protein (EggNog:ENOG503NXHT; COG:S) translates to MAEVANIVAGVFQLIPLCNAGFVLIKDVVQLEQKLSEQRIRIQNHQNNFRSWCEIWGPSETRERKFKHYAQDNPVSAKAVLRQLALNSRLFFDIKGLDRYGFEIKKLIPTDHRIQHLDDFHFETNADLDPQNINRFETKCNTNLLVMRRIQFLLVSGGKGVDELIVRFREFNEVLWGYGQPLELARLNKGIYDNLNQLTGDQLNKLLAAYTRESETSRDSVGAGNYRSLAKMVNLRAHAIQGAPGRPHVFGASSFHMTDNYRVDSRGTFTMALLYDYPKKGDHRVALIEWAQNAQISGKRREIEKLALLLNVPKPDEMSMLDSYGILDDLQRTNRLGFVLKPPINIRTNLPQPLPPGAISERRMPINLRQLIKTRDGLDLGVRFDIAKKLVDAVHMMHAVDWAHKYVAPSHFKPDAANRLHRNIRPNNILFFPLGSIGDESSTQAAHRVFDLSSPFIAGYSNGAASGINLKLDYYEHPARRNDPQIAYRRLYDLYSLGCVLLELALWTTIDKQIEHDPGSREASYKVIRALSLKPTLDRMVGKIFADVIRDCIALGEKSSLENPAKFGTEIASRLAQCVA, encoded by the exons ATGGCTGAGGTCGCGAACATTGTTGCAGGCGTCTTTCAGTTGATTCCTCTTTGCAACG CCGGATTCGTTTTGATCAAAGATGTTGTACAGCTGGAGCAGAAACTGAGCGAGCAACGGATACGGATTCAGAATCATCAAAAC AATTTCCGGTCATGGTGTGAAATATGGGGACCCTCCGAAACTCGAGAACGAAAGTTCAAACACTACGCCCAGGACAACCCAGTGAGCGCCAAAGCTGTGCTGCGTCAGCTGGCTCTCAACTCTCGCCTGTTCTTTGACATCAAAGGCCTTGACCGATACGGCttcgagatcaagaagctgaTACCCACGGACCACCGAATTCAACACCTTGACGATTTTCACTTTGAAACCAATGCTGACCTCGACCCGCAAAACATTAACCGCTTCGAGACCAAATGCAACACCAACTTAttggtgatgagaagaatCCAGTTCTTACTGGTAAGCGGTGGAAAGGGCGTCGATGAACTGATTGTAAGATTCCGAGAGTTCAATGAGGTCTTATGGGGTTATGGCCAGCCCTTGGAACTGGCCCGTCTAAACAAGGGCATATACGACAACCTCAATCAGCTGACGGGAGATCAACTAAATAAACTTCTCGCCGCCTATACGCGGGAGTCTGAGACCTCAAGAGACTCAGTGGGTGCTGGTAACTATCGTTCGTTGGCAAAGATGGTCAACTTGCGAGCCCATGCCATCCAGGGGGCTCCTGGAAGACCCCATGTGTTTGGAGCCAGTTCGTTTCACATGACAGACAACTACAGAGTAGACAGTCGCGGCACGTTCACGATGGCGCTTCTTTACGATTACCCAAAGAAAGGTGATCACCGAGTCGCCCTCATAGAATGGGCGCAGAACGCACAGATTTCAGGCAAAAGACGGGAGATTGAGAAACTGGCACTTCTATTGAATGTTCCCAAGCCAGACGAGATGTCTATGCTTGACTCCTATGGAATATTAGACGACCTACAACGCACCAACCGGCTTGGTTTTGTCCTAAAACCGCCCATCAATATCCGAACTAATCTTCCTCAACCATTGCCACCAGGAGCCATCTCGGAACGACGGATGCCCATCAACTTGAGACAACTCATCAAAACACGGGATGGTCTGGACCTAGGCGTGAGGTTCGACATTGCCAAGAAGCTTGTTGATGCTGTCCACATGATGCATGCCGTAGACTGGGCGCACAAGTATGTTGCCCCATCACACTTTAAGCCTGACGCGGCTAATCGTTTACATAGAAACATCCGACCCAACAACATTTTGTTCTTCCCTCTGGGCAGTATTGGCGACGAATCCTCGACCCAAGCCGCCCACAGAGTCTTTGACCTTTCGAGTCCTTTCATCGCTGGTTATAGCAACGGCGCAGCTTCTGGTATCAACTTGAAACTCGACTACTACGAGCATCCAGCAAGACGCAACGACCCTCAAATAGCCTATCGACGCCTTTATGATCTCTATAGTCTGGGCTGTGTCTTGCTTGAATTGGCGCTCTGGACAACGATAGACAAGCAAATTGAGCACGATCCCGGGAGCAGAGAAGCGTCTTACAAGGTCATCCGAGCGCTTTCCCTTAAACCTACGTTGGATAG GATGGTGGGCAAGATCTTTGCAGACGTCATCCGCGACTGTATCGCCCTGGGTGAGAAGAGTTCACTCGAGAACCCTGCAAAGTTCGGCACGGAAATCGCATCCAGGTTGGCTCAGTGTGTTGCATGA
- a CDS encoding hypothetical protein (EggNog:ENOG503P0QR), with protein MTSRSRYRLLFAVSCVLFTYSFLNHHKLPLNFDILWPDQQSSRRTTPPIEERQQVPLASLESSFFTWSDPDAPPIPKPPYKPELEESPPIPDPFPLLSEYPAPPRKFLLQHVPKPPRGQSKEEAPLLIGFTRNWPLLLQCVTSYIAAGWPPSSIYVVENTGTMFSNRQGRLTLQNPFYLNHTQLGMLGVNVIITPTLLTFAQLQNFYLWTALNRNWDYFFWSHQDLLVFSPPGDPSSTLYSNVLSVMQYLKTPAAPRWAHHFFAYDHLTLVNTASVLSTGGWDTQIPFYSTDCDMYTRLMWAGFWQGESPDVGRIFDVKTVVDDSAALLSLPGYQASFNGTVYEDPVELGEVMQDVKYNHSNDNSGRNTWQLRQRGGQDEPFYRDAVGFEVGTQMTIDLGRKVFAEKWGHRGCDIALMEGIESGDAWRLERDWEEGDGGEDSW; from the exons ATGACCTCCCGCTCCCGGTACCGTCTCCTCTTTGCCGTCTCTTGCGTTCTGTTCACCtactccttcctcaaccaccacaagctTCCCCTAAACTTTGACATACTCTGGCCGGATCAACAATCATCACGACGAACAACCCCGCCAATAGAGGAACGCCAACAAGTCCCGCTCGCGTCACTTGAATCCTCGTTTTTTACCTGGTCAGATCCCGACGCACCACCAATCCCGAAGCCACCGTACAAACCTGAGCTTGAAGAGTCACCGCCCATACCGGATCCGTTCCCTTTGCTGTCTGAATACCCGGCTCCGCCGAGGAAGTTCCTGTTGCAGCATGTCCCCAAACCGCCGAGAGGGCAATCGAAAGAGGAGGCGCCGCTCTTGATAGGGTTCACCCGGAACTGGCCTCTGTTGTTGCAATGCGTCACGAGCTACATCGCTGCAGGGTGGCCACCGAGCAGCATTTATGTTGTGGAAAACACCGGGACCATGTTTAGCAATAGGCAGGGGCGTTTGACGTTGCAGAATCCGTTTTACTTGAATCATACCCAgctggggatgttgggggtgAATGTCATCATT acaccCACCCTGTTGACCTTTGCCCAGCTCCAAAACTTTTACCTCTG GACGGCCCTCAACCGCAACTGGGACTACTTCTTCTGGTCCCATCAAGACCTCCTCGTCTTTTCGCCACCCGGTGACCCTTCATCCACTCTCTACTCAAACGTTTTGTCGGTCATGCAGTATCTCAAAACCCCCGCCGCTCCCAGGTGGGCTCATCACTTCTTCGCCTACGACCATTTGACCCTCGTCAACACTGCCTCTGTCTTGTCCACCGGCGGCTGGGACACCCAAATCCCCTTTTACTCCACCGACTGCGACATGTACACCCGCCTGATGTGGGCTGGCTTCTGGCAAGGGGAGTCGCCCGATGTAGGGCGCATCTTTGACGTCAAGACAGTGGTTGATGACTCTGCTGCGCTACTGTCACTACCGGGTTACCAAGCGAGTTTCAACGGGACGGTGTATGAGGATCCGgttgagctgggggaggtgatgcaGGATGTAAAGTACAACCATAGCAACGACAACTCGGGGAGGAATACCTGGCAGCTGAGGCAGAGGGGGGGACAAGACGAGCCGTTCTATCGGGACGCGGTTGGGTTTGAGGTGGGGACGCAGATGACGATTgatttggggaggaaggtgttTGCGGAGAAGTGGGGGCATAGGGGGTGCGATATTgcgttgatggaggggatCGAGAGTGGGGATGcgtggaggttggagagggattgggaggagggggatgggggggaggatagTTGGTAG
- the DCK1 gene encoding Deoxycytidine kinase 1 (COG:T; EggNog:ENOG503NU1F), whose translation MPWQPLPRIAFAVATYPFAASSPADLPLELGDELYIIEETPDGDWFRGYLVSPPSLLAGLTSVKGHTLEARVFSGIFPRSCVEVREVLGESDETDDNEADSEDGVATDPLYIGSDSAKGGLVPNGEKKRRKDRNRGLQKNGLLSVPVRRDPNAPRQPAPVPMLKIGDETPTSASEPLIDEIASCLREWHSTNLHELLLTRQYAKLDNLSQLIVTLNFSRQQFLHDVLTTWEYENLREKTVWDLVRVNKLCGGEVIVRDPHARGRVLTGDDSVVEITRLQSIMSLLDETPTPQIELTALHHLLVDIKGLAGASTEATTLVLYLATKTGGGKLTTISESYIVEMPGGGQMGQLTRNNQMRTLFSDLTAAEIGDVSSIDSELFLIVKIRAPQQVVAAKPSSRSGSMSQSLPQFSKDPTKPPLSSGNKSMRRSLMWAGKSTRSAFSRGNNKLDSLSEQPEEIASPTTAGAESRDGHPPSTANSKNGRSSVDGYVTQTADRTVGVGLLRLNSIMKQEDEVEHIVTLWAPSARFATERGDGEEWDPVIREVLDSKPGSYEKSRRAERLQVHLRAFNNPDADVLIKATPTVLAGICKTNKMGFSGAPTKPRSDIYLTIDEAALTRQTLLSRYRGSPASLPNSIHGNNLQLTLEVRRHSGERIDNCIFPSSNTECISTWKTAAAERGEPWKQTIKLVIAPADVHQAHVVMQLADAPNSAFAVAYMPLWDQQAFIHDGSHSLVLYRLDENTVSAQQNAQGKGGYLSLPFAFRGREEHQAEVTGPIAMVRVETYLCSTRFSQDKIMLRLLGWKDSAQEAIPDLLKQFIFVAEIEVVKLLNDVLDALFGILVAYSGNDDYEDLVFTALVRVLDIVHDRRFNLSPLVDQYAESKFNYPFATPCLVRSFTRLLSKPTEPETARKLRATFKVARHILKFITHARGQQKVKEAGIGITSTNPGFTRHLRSIFKALDAMMRSTAPVLVGSQTLAVQHFHTWLPELAGLLTTEEILHIAIDFMDSCSMVKGKLVLYKLVLIINYAKLDIFSHPEQRSALSANTVRWIAPHWGYTEEVTEQWKDQVRLCCSVLASQVEHLGPEIPDYIPKIIQSYLALNAIPKKPKDRLSLLFPTSYPFPSKAITGEVVFDEALIELSAVLSALSTSPSGMQLELAEDDLNIVVENSLRVHMSILQGETFPSNWLSVHIFHHKSTMRTLQYLASILLESFLPHPDEAENFSTELWKLFFTTLLKLVGSPSLALETFPEQKRRAVWKIAGDVREHGAELLRRTWEAIGWETSLEERARYGLSKMGGYQVQYVPTLVGPIVELCLSVHEGLRRMAVEVLQTMIVSEWTLSEDLSVIQTEMIDCLDVYFKEKPLTESILQKLFVGELLERFEPLSRLKDEPLYQAIRELMGTVDDFLDLLVAVHSGDGSGEASHLIHRLRLMEFLRDMQKEEIFIRYVHQLANLQAEARNHAEAGLALRLHADLYDWDPLRTTPPLSDPEFPAQTHFERKERIYFDMIKHFEDGEAWSSALAAYKELQQQYETNIFDFAKLARTERAIANIYETIAKSDRLVPKYFKVIYKGLGFPANVRDKEFVFEATPAERTAGFTDRMQEMYPSAQIVLSDQIDDVEGQFLVVSALSPHRDLGHHVFQRARVPQIIRDYLISAHPQEFSVSSRRNTTGPVEEHCAEKIIYTTAEPFPTILRRSEIVAMREVRLSARETALERIVRKTAEMSILERKISDGEGGDEAVQLLFDAVGISVNPNSESSVVCYRDLIPGMTRHGAQSPAKDSELDEEEFEPPELNPQENAIKMALVDHAILLKRCLATLSKTGVEVLTRHVEDLQKYFETTYATEIALFTPAAPPVREASTTPSPTWPRSPPSTVGGIPHLSKPSISGMSAITGVEEAAVIRPVSIRQGRGARLSFLGGRKKELSKDGSPPLPTINGDVQEDSPKDSAASTKENRRSFISGFRTQTSASNDARPSLTVQTNGMDGAGFSISPGGITGGSHLTTATTTTNNDWVTDSAGGSFMGGLSGTATAVESPHGNGEKTPRESTNSSSTMGGSVRKRLSLLRLGKKSSKDNAKQQAGVVGLGGVDEE comes from the exons ATGCCCTGGCAACCGCTGCCTCGCATCGCCTTCGCCGTAGCGACCTACCCTTTCGCTGCCTCGAGTCCCGCCGACTTACCCCTCGAATTGGGCGACGAGCTGTACATCATTGAAGAGACACCCGACGGTGATTGGTTTCGCGGGTACCTGGTGTCACCACCGAGTCTGCTTGCCGGTTTAACAAGCGTAAAGGGCCACACCCTCGAGGCCCGCGTATTCAGCGGCATCTTTCCGCGGAGTTGTGTCGAAGTACGCGAAGTGCTCGGCGAGAGCGACGAAACAGACGACAATGAGGCCGACAGCGAGGATGGCGTCGCGACAGACCCCCTATACATAGGCAGCGATTCTGCCAAGGGTGGATTGGTTCCCAATGgcgagaaaaagaggaggaaagacAGGAATAGGGGCCTGCAGAAGAATGGATTGCTTTCGGTGCCAGTGCGGCGGGATCCAAATGCGCCTCGTCAGCCAGCCCCAGTACCAATGCTCAAGATTGGTGACGAGACGCCCACCTCAGCCTCGGAACCGCTCATCGACGAGATCGCGTCGTGCCTACGAGAATGGCACTCGACCAACCTCCACGAGCTACTCCTGACCCGTCAATACGCTAAACTCGACAATCTTTCACAGCTTATAGTTACGCTCAACTTCTCGAGACAACAGTTTTTGCACGATGTACTTACGACGTGGGAATACGAAAATCTGCGCGAGAAGACAGTTTGGGACTTGGTTCGGGTCAACAAGCTatgtggtggggaggttatCGTGCGCGATCCGCACGCCCgagggagggtgttgacTGGAGACGATTCAGTGGTAGAAATAACGAGGTTGCAGTCCATCATGAGCCTGTTGGACGAGACACCCACGCCCCAGATCGAACTGACGGCGCTCCACCACCTACTGGTAGACATCAAGGGGCTGGCAGGCGCATCCACCGAGGCGACAACTCTGGTTTTGTATCTGGCGACCAAGACGGGAGGcggcaagctcaccaccatATCCGAAAGCTACATCGTCGAAATGCCTGGCGGTGGGCAGATGGGCCAACTGACGAGAAACAACCAAATGCGGACGCTTTTTTCTGATCTTACTGCCGCTGAGATTGGAGACGTTTCCTCGATAGATTCCGAATTGTTCCTCATTGTCAAGATTCGCGCGCCGCAACAGGTGGTTGCTGCTAAGCCTAGCTCTAGGTCTGGTTCGATGTCGCAGAGCTTGCCACAATTCTCCAAGGATCCAACAAAACCACCATTGTCTTCCGGGAACAAGTCAATGCGCCGGAGCTTGATGTGGGCGGGTAAGAGCACAAGGTCCGCATTCTCCAGAGGCAACAATAAGCTTGATTCGCTATCTGAGCAGCCGGAGGAAATAGCATCACCCACCACAGCAGGGGCCGAGAGCAGAGATGGCCATCCGCCGAGCACAGCCAATTCCAAGAACGGGCGGTCTTCCGTGGACGGATACGTCACCCAGACTGCTGACAGGACAGTGGGTGTCGGCTTGCTCAGGCTGAACTCTATCATGAagcaggaggatgaggtggaaCATATCGTGACCCTGTGGGCCCCGTCTGCCCGGTTTGCGACAGAGCGTGGAGACGGAGAGGAATGGGACCCGGTAATACGTGAGGTCCTGGACAGCAAGCCCGGCTCTTATGAGAAGTCGAGGAGAGCCGAGCGGCTCCAGGTACATTTGCGTGCCTTCAACAACCCGGATGCGGATGTGCTCATCAAAGCCACCCCCACCGTGTTGGCGGGCATCTGcaaaacaaacaagatgGGATTCTCAGGGGCGCCAACAAAACCGAGGTCTGACATCTATTTGACAATCGACGAGGCGGCCCTGACCCGCCAAACGCTATTGTCTCGATATCGCGGCAGCCCGGCATCCCTTCCGAATAGTATTCACGGGAACAATCTGCAGCTCACACTCGAAGTGAGGAGGCACTCAGGCGAGCGCATCGACAATTGCATATTCCCGTCTTCCAATACCGAGTGCATCAGCACTTGGAAGACGGCTGCTGCCGAGCGTGGGGAGCCATGGAAACAAACCATCAAGCTGGTGATCGCGCCAGCGGATGTGCACCAAGCCCATGTTGTCATGCAGCTTGCGGATGCACCCAACAGCGCCTTTGCAGTCGCATACATGCCCCTATGGGATCAGCAAGCCTTCATCCACGATGGTTCTCACTCTTTGGTTCTCTACCGGTTGGACGAAAACACCGTCTCTGCACAGCAAAATGCGCAGGGCAAGGGCGGGTATCTCAGCCTGCCGTTTGCTTTCAGGGGCAGGGAGGAGCACCAGGCAGAAGTGACCGGCCCAATCGCCATGGTTCGCGTGGAGACATATCTTTGCAGCACAAGGTTTTCCCAGGACAAGATCATGTTGAGACTACTGGGGTGGAAGGACTCTGCGCAGGAAGCAATTCCTGATCTTCTGAAGCAGTTCATCTTTGTGGCCGAGATTGAGGTTGTCAAGTTGCTCAACGATGTTTTGGATGCCTTGTTTGGAATTCTCGTCGCCTACTCTGGTAACGATGACTATGAGGACCTCGTCTTCACCGCGCTGGTTAGGGTGCTCGACATTGTACACGATCGACGATTCAACCTGTCTCCGTTGGTCGACCAATATGCTGAGAGCAAGTTCAACTATCCGTTTGCGACGCCTTGCCTGGTCAGATCGTTTACTCGACTTTTGTCCAAGCCAACTGAACCAGAAACGGCAAGGAAACTGCGCGCTACCTTCAAGGTGGCACGGCATATTCTCAAGTTCATCACGCATGCCCGCGGCCAGCaaaaggtcaaggaggccgGCATTGGGATCACCAGTACAAACCCCGGGTTCACGCGCCACCTTCGAAGCATCTTCAAGGCCCTCGATGCCATGATGCGGAGTACAGCACCGGTATTGGTGGGAAGCCAGACGCTTGCTGTTCAGCATTTTCACACTTGGCTCCCAGAGCTGGCTGGACTGTTGACCACGGAAGAGATTCTCCATATTGCTATTGACTTTATGGATTCTTGCTCCATGGTCAAGGGCAAACTTGTCCTGTACAAGCTGgttctcatcatcaactatGCCAAGCTGGACATCTTTTCTCACCCAGAACAGCGGTCTGCCCTGAGCGCCAATACCGTCAGGTGGATTGCACCGCACTGGGGGTACACCGAGGAGGTTACCGAGCAATGGAAGGATCAGGTTCGGCTATGCTGTTCCGTCCTCGCCAGCCAGGTTGAACACCTTGGCCCTGAAATTCCCGACTACATCCCCAAGATCATCCAGTCCTACCTCGCCCTCAACGCTATTCCGAAGAAGCCAAAAGATCGTCTATCTCTGTTGTTCCCCACCTcataccccttccccagcaAAGCGATCACcggagaggtggtgtttgaCGAGGCGCTTATTGAGCTATCTGCCGTATTGTCGGCGCTTTCTACTTCGCCAAGTGGAATGCAGCTTGAGCTGGCAGAAGACGACCTCAATATCGTGGTGGAGAACTCGCTGCGGGTGCACATGAGTATCCTCCAGGGCGAGACGTTTCCTTCCAACTGGCTCAGCGTGCACATCTTTCACCACAAGTCAACTATGCGGACATTGCAGTACCTCGCCAGCATCCTGCTCGAGTCCTTCTTACCACATCCTGATGAGGCCGAGAACTTCAGCACCGAGCTGTGGAagctcttcttcaccacgcTCCTCAAACTGGTCGGCAGCCCATCTCTTGCGCTCGAGACATTTCCCGAGCAAAAGCGCCGGGCCGTATGGAAGATTGCCGGTGATGTCCGGGAACACGGTGCCGAGCTCCTCCGCAGGACATGGGAGGCCATTGGCTGGGAGACGAGCCTTGAGGAGCGTGCTCGCTACGGTCTTTCCAAGATGGGCGGTTATCAAGTCCAGTACGTGCCGACATTGGTTGGGCCCATTGTTGAGCTTTGCTTGAGTGTCCACGAGGGGCTGCGACGCATGGCTGTCGAGGTGCTTCAGACGATGATTGTCAGCGAGTGGACTCTGAGCGAGGACCTCAGCGTCATACAAACGGAGATGATAGACTGTCTGGATGTGTATTTCAAGGAGAAGCCGCTGACGGAGAGCATCTTGCAGAAGCTGTTTGTTGGAGAATTACTAGAGCGTTTTGAGCCATTGAGCAGGCTGAAAGACGAGCCACTCTACCAGGCTATCAGAGAACTTATGGGCACGGTGGACGACTTCTTGGATCTTCTGGTTGCTGTCCACAGTGGTGATGGATCGGGCGAGGCATCACACCTCATCCACCGTTTGAGATTGATGGAATTCCTCAGGGATAtgcagaaggaggagataTTCATCCGCTACGTGCACCAACTGGCGAACCTGCAGGCCGAGGCGAGGAATCACGCTGAAGCCGGCCTGGCGCTGAGGCTACATGCCGACTTGTACGACTGGGACCCCCTtagaacaacaccaccgctgtCGGACCCCGAGTTCCCTGCGCAGACTCACTTTGAAAGAAAAGAGCGGATCTACTTTGACATGATCAAGCACTTTGAGGACGGCGAAGCATGGAGTAGCGCGTTGGCGGCATACAAAGAGCTCCAGCAACAGTATGAGACCAACATCTTTGACTTTGCCAAGCTTGCCCGCACCGAAAGGGCCATCGCCAACATTTACGAGACCATCGCCAAGAGCGACAGGCTGGTGCCCAAGTACTTCAAGGTCATCTACAAGGGCTTGGGCTTCCCGGCTAATGTCCGCGACAAGGAGTTTGTCTTTGAAGCCACCCCTGCCGAACGGACTGCCGGGTTTACCGACAGAATGCAAGAGATGTACCCATCTGCTCAGATTGTGCTTAGTGACCAGATCGACGATGTGGAGGGTCAGTTCTTGGTGGTCTCCGCACTGAGTCCTCACCGCGACCTGGGGCATCATGTCTTCCAGCGCGCCAGGGTTCCGCAGATCATCAGGGACTATCTTATCTCTGCTCACCCTCAAGAGTTTTCTGTTAGCAGCAGGAGGAACACCACCGGGCCTGTGGAGGAACACTGCGCCGAAAAGATCATCTACACGACTGCGGAGCCATTCCCGACGATTCTGAGGAGGAGTGAGATTGTTGCCATGCGTGAGGTCAGGTTATCAGCCAGAGAGACTGCTCTGGAGAGAATCGTGCGAAAGACGGCCGAGATGTCTATTCTAGAGCGCAAGATATCAGATGGTGAAGGGGGCGACGAGGCTGTGCAACTGCTGTTTGATGCTGTGGGCATCAGCGTCAACCCAAATTCCGAGAGCAGCGTGGTTTGCTACCGGGACTTGATTCCCGGCATGACCAGGCACGGGGCACAATCACCTGCAAAGGACAgcgagctggatgaggaggagtttgagccGCCTGAACTGAACCCTCAGGAGAATGCCATCAAGATGGCGTTGGTTGATCATGCCATCTTGCTCAAGAGGTGCTTGGCCACTCTCTCAAAGACTGGTGTTGAGGTTCTCACGCGACATGTTGAGGATCTTCAAAAGT ACTTTGAGACGACATATGCCACAGAGATCGCACTGTTCACGCCAGCTGCCCCGCCTGTTCGTGAGGCAAGCACTacgccctcaccaacatggcCGCGCTCCCCTCCGTCGACTGTCGGCGGTATCCCTCACCTTTCCAAGCCCTCGATCAGCGGCATGTCTGCTATCACCGGAGTAGAAGAGGCTGCCGTCATCAGACCGGTATCGATCCGCCAAGGCCGCGGCGCCCGCCTAAGCTTCCTCGGTGGCCGCAAGAAGGAGCTTTCCAAGGATGGCTCCCCACCATTACCCACCATCAACGGTGACGTGCAAGAGGACTCGCCCAAAGACAGCGCCGCCAGCACCAAGGAAAACCGCCGCAGCTTCATCTCGGGCTTCCGCACCCAAACTTCAGCCTCGAACGACGCCCGGCCTAGTCTTACGGTCCAGACCAACGGCATGGACGGGGCCGGcttctccatctcaccaGGTGGTATCACGGGGGGCAGCCATCTCACAAccgcgacgacgacaaccaaTAACGACTGGGTGACGGACTCGGCTGGGGGCAGCTTCATGGGCGGCCTGAGTGGTACCGCTACGGCGGTTGAATCCCCGCATGGCAACGGCGAAAAGACGCCTAGGGAGAGCACTAATAGCAGCAGTACTATGGGCGGGAGCGTGAGGAAGCGGCTGAGCTTGCTGAggctggggaagaagagtAGTAAGGATAATGCCAAGCAGCAGGCGGgagtggtggggttggggggcgttgatgaggagtAG
- the ARO2 gene encoding bifunctional chorismate synthase/riboflavin reductase [NAD(P)H] aro2 (EggNog:ENOG503NUJB; COG:E; BUSCO:EOG09262DUV) → MDGNTFGKGFTVTTWGESHGKSVGCTIGNVPAQLRITEADVQPQLTRRRPGQSAITTPRDEKDRVEIQSGVQNGLSLGLPMMMVVKNEDQRPKDYGNKTMDMYPRPSHADFTTQAKYGIKSESGGGRSSARETIARVAAGAVAEKYMMDAFGIEIVAFTSSIGGIDLFPPTPEHPTPVTDPKFHEFLDNISRETVDKFLPVRCPDQAISDKMVQLITEFKDRNDSIGGTVTCVVRNVPVGLGEPAFDKLEAMLAHAMLSIPATKSFEIGSGLTACTTPGSIHNDPFVSTKGREVPPSVAKSGAYLKGFTRPKLTTKTNFSGGIQGGITNGAPIYFKVGFKPPATIGQDQLTATYDGESEGVLAAKGRHDPCVVPRAIPIVEAMAAITVMDALVRHFGPKTLSQYLPYYREPNEKGEAQVAAPDDQL, encoded by the exons ATGGACGGAAACACGTTTGGAAAGGGCTTCACAGTCACCAC CTGGGGCGAGTCCCACGGAAAGTCGGTCGGATGCACAATTGGAAATGTTCCTGCTCAGCTGAGAATCACCGAGGCCGATGTCCAGCCACAATTGACCCGCCGCCGTCCCGGCCAGAGCGccatcacaaccccccgCGACGAGAAGGACAGAGTTGAAATCCAGTCTGGTGTTCAAAATGGCCTCTCCCTCGGTCTccccatgatgatggtggtcaaGAACGAGGATCAGCGCCCCAAGG ACTACGGAAACAAGACCATGGACATGTACCCCAGACCCAGCCATGCCGACTTCACCACCCAGGCGAAATACGGAATCAAGTCGGAAAGTGGAGGTGGCAGAAGCAGTGCCCGCGAGACCATCGCCCGTGTCGCTGCCGGCGCTGTTGCCGAGAAGTACATGATGGACGCCTTCGGCATCGAGATCGTCGCGTTCACCAGCTCCATCGGCGGCATCGACCTCTTTCCCCCTACCCCTGAGCACCCAACCCCCGTCACCGACCCCAAGTTCCACGAGTTCCTCGACAACATCTCCCGCGAGACCGTCGACAAGTTCCTCCCCGTCCGCTGCCCCGACCAGGCCATCTCCGACAAGATGGTCCAGTTGATCACCGAATTCAAGGACCGCAACGACAGCATCGGCGGCACCGTCACCTGCGTCGTCCGCAACGTCCCCGTCGGTCTCGGCGAGCCTGCCTTCGACAAGCTCGAGGCCATGCTCGCCCACGCTATGCTCAGCATTCCCGCCACCAAGAGCTTCGAGATCGGATCCGGCCTCACAGCCTGCACCACCCCGGGCTCCATCCACAACGACCCCTTCGTCTCTACCAAGGGCAGAGAGGTCCCACCATCAGTCGCCAAGAGCGGCGCCTACCTCAAGGGATTCACCCGTcccaagctcaccaccaagaccaacttCTCCGGTGGCATCCAGGGTGGCATCACCAACGGTGCTCCTATTTACTTCAAGGTCGGCTTCAAGCCCCCTGCCACCATTGGCCAGGACCAGCTCACTGCAACCTACGACGGCGAGTCAGAGGGTGTTTTGGCCGCCAAGGGGAGACACGACCCCTGCGTCGTGCCCCGTGCTATTCCCATTGTTGAGGCCATGGCTGCTATCACCGTGATGGATGCGCTCGTCAGACATTTCGGTCCCAAGACTCTGAGCCAGTACCTCCCTTACTACAGGGAACCAAATGAGAAGGGCGAGGCGCAGGTTGCGGCACCGGATGATCAGCTTTAA